In Caproicibacterium amylolyticum, a genomic segment contains:
- a CDS encoding transketolase — protein sequence MNSSEKKTLEVTACKVRMGIIEGVYHAKSGHPGGSLSAADIFTYLYFKEMKVDPKNAKDPDRDRFVLSKGHTCPGLYSALAERGYFSKEELKSLRHIGAMLQGHPDMKHTPGIDMSSGSLGQGISAACGMALAGKLDKKNYSVYTLLGDGELEEGQVWEASMFAGHHHLDNLCVLVDSNGLQIDGPVEEVGGPAPIDKKFEAFGFDVQTIDGHDFEAMEKAFAHFHEVKDKPCCIILKTTKGKGVSYMENAVGWHGKAPNTEEYEKAMTELKAALAGLEA from the coding sequence ATGAACAGTTCTGAGAAAAAAACGCTTGAGGTTACTGCCTGTAAGGTTCGCATGGGCATTATCGAAGGTGTGTATCATGCAAAATCCGGACATCCCGGCGGCTCGCTTTCTGCTGCCGACATTTTTACTTACCTTTATTTCAAGGAAATGAAGGTAGATCCCAAAAATGCAAAGGATCCTGACCGTGACCGCTTTGTCCTGAGCAAGGGTCACACCTGCCCAGGTCTGTATTCTGCGCTGGCCGAGCGCGGCTACTTTTCAAAGGAAGAACTGAAAAGCCTGCGTCATATCGGTGCAATGCTGCAGGGACATCCTGATATGAAACATACCCCTGGCATTGACATGAGCTCCGGCTCACTTGGGCAGGGCATTTCCGCAGCCTGCGGCATGGCACTTGCCGGCAAGCTGGATAAAAAGAATTATTCTGTTTATACACTTCTGGGTGACGGTGAGCTGGAAGAAGGACAGGTTTGGGAAGCTTCCATGTTTGCAGGTCATCACCATTTGGACAACCTTTGTGTGCTGGTGGATTCCAATGGCCTGCAGATTGACGGCCCGGTAGAAGAGGTTGGCGGCCCGGCTCCGATTGACAAAAAATTTGAAGCTTTTGGCTTTGATGTGCAGACGATTGATGGCCATGACTTTGAGGCAATGGAAAAGGCTTTTGCACATTTCCATGAAGTGAAGGACAAACCGTGCTGCATTATTTTGAAAACAACAAAGGGTAAGGGCGTTTCCTACATGGAAAATGCAGTTGGCTGGCACGGCAAGGCTCCAAACACTGAGGAGTATGAAAAGGCTATGACAGAACTGAAGGCTGCACTAGCCGGACTGGAGGCATAA
- a CDS encoding transketolase family protein — protein sequence MAEMIKKATRESFGMAVTEEAKENPDIIVLDADLAAATKTAIFKKEFPERFIDVGIAECNMIGIAAGLAASGKIPFAASFAMFSAGRAFEQVRNSVGYPHLNVKIVGSHAGISVGEDGATHQCLEDIALMRTIPGMVVLNPSDHYEMLAAVKAAAAYNGPCYIRLGRLAVESFNNNDDFHFEIGKGITLRDGSDITVAATGLMVSEALKAADALKAEGISVRVLDIHTIKPLDRELIVKAAKETGKIVTVEEHNIIGGLGEAVCSTLCEEYPAPVIRMGTQDCFGHSGPAVDLLKEFGLCAEGIEKTVKQAMGK from the coding sequence ATGGCAGAGATGATAAAAAAGGCAACACGCGAATCTTTCGGCATGGCAGTTACAGAAGAAGCAAAGGAAAACCCGGATATCATTGTGCTGGATGCTGACCTTGCAGCGGCAACAAAAACCGCTATTTTTAAAAAAGAATTTCCGGAACGCTTTATCGATGTGGGCATTGCGGAGTGCAATATGATTGGTATTGCAGCCGGCTTGGCAGCCAGCGGCAAAATTCCCTTTGCCGCAAGCTTCGCAATGTTCAGTGCAGGCCGTGCTTTTGAGCAGGTGCGCAACTCTGTTGGCTATCCGCATTTGAATGTAAAAATCGTCGGTTCCCATGCGGGCATTTCTGTTGGTGAGGACGGTGCCACCCACCAGTGTCTGGAGGACATTGCACTGATGCGTACCATTCCGGGCATGGTTGTGCTGAACCCCTCCGATCATTACGAAATGCTGGCGGCTGTAAAAGCGGCGGCTGCGTACAATGGCCCCTGCTACATTCGCCTGGGCCGTCTTGCAGTGGAAAGCTTCAACAACAACGATGATTTCCACTTTGAAATTGGCAAAGGTATTACCCTGCGTGACGGCAGCGACATCACTGTAGCAGCAACCGGCCTGATGGTCAGCGAAGCACTGAAAGCGGCGGATGCACTGAAAGCAGAGGGTATTTCCGTACGTGTGTTGGACATCCATACGATTAAACCGCTTGACCGCGAGCTGATTGTAAAAGCAGCAAAGGAAACTGGCAAGATCGTGACCGTTGAGGAACACAATATTATTGGTGGACTTGGCGAAGCAGTGTGCAGCACGCTTTGCGAAGAATATCCTGCTCCGGTAATCCGCATGGGTACACAGGACTGCTTCGGACATTCCGGCCCGGCTGTGGATCTCCTTAAAGAATTTGGTCTGTGCGCAGAGGGCATTGAAAAAACTGTCAAGCAGGCAATGGGCAAATAA
- a CDS encoding glycosyltransferase family 2 protein gives MPDITLSLILPVRNVEREIDGILQFLAAQIHSMPAELIIVDIGSTDSTVLESVQALHAADLRGCVIQNGDATIAAALNTGLARVHGAYVSFLFARRLYCNFLNNYYQTAVRTNADLVFGCTTEEAFKRASKRLPGTGPESIDFARQLLKHELQIDISAMMVRSSFLTENHIQFAETCSYGYAEEFILRCMLLSNTAAQSPLLLQRDIEHELHRGKTAPCGRAILQRADAMLRILDVLHTSKCGTADLIALFQEQRIPETIFSCIDILLQEGCSYNTINMYLHHGGYDKMLITGKSTSPALKKKIMLWKTLPWMYRPTKQSPKTARSFLKTKKK, from the coding sequence ATGCCTGATATCACTCTATCACTAATACTGCCCGTCCGCAATGTGGAGCGGGAAATTGACGGAATACTTCAGTTCCTAGCTGCACAGATTCATTCCATGCCAGCTGAATTGATTATTGTAGATATCGGTTCCACTGACAGTACCGTACTGGAATCCGTGCAGGCACTGCACGCTGCTGATTTGCGCGGCTGTGTGATTCAAAACGGTGACGCCACCATTGCGGCCGCACTAAATACCGGTCTGGCGCGCGTCCACGGTGCTTATGTTTCTTTTCTCTTTGCACGCCGACTGTATTGTAACTTCTTAAATAATTATTATCAGACAGCTGTTCGCACAAACGCAGATTTAGTGTTTGGCTGTACAACCGAAGAAGCTTTTAAACGTGCGTCAAAGCGGCTGCCAGGCACTGGCCCGGAAAGCATTGACTTTGCGCGTCAGCTTTTAAAGCACGAACTTCAAATCGATATTTCGGCAATGATGGTTCGCTCCAGTTTCCTAACAGAAAATCATATTCAGTTCGCAGAAACCTGCAGCTATGGCTATGCAGAAGAGTTCATTCTGCGTTGCATGCTTTTAAGCAATACTGCGGCACAGTCTCCCCTTTTGCTGCAGCGTGATATAGAACACGAACTGCATCGCGGCAAAACCGCTCCCTGTGGTCGGGCTATCCTGCAACGTGCAGACGCAATGTTGCGTATTCTGGACGTACTGCACACCAGCAAATGCGGTACAGCGGATTTAATTGCGCTGTTTCAGGAACAGCGCATCCCAGAAACCATTTTCTCCTGTATTGACATACTGTTGCAGGAAGGCTGCAGTTACAACACAATAAATATGTATCTGCATCATGGCGGCTACGACAAAATGCTGATTACCGGGAAAAGCACAAGTCCCGCCCTGAAAAAGAAAATTATGCTGTGGAAAACCCTTCCATGGATGTACCGTCCGACAAAGCAGTCCCCAAAAACTGCACGTTCATTTTTGAAAACCAAGAAAAAATAA